From Asterias rubens chromosome 3, eAstRub1.3, whole genome shotgun sequence, the proteins below share one genomic window:
- the LOC117288094 gene encoding uncharacterized protein LOC117288094 translates to MPSNDSHQLQELTVFFQKNSGKILKGRCNLALTTYTLAHLNQCFKQSEEEDPLVESQSSSDSPKDRTRPQTVKFLYSYVQRTPALKLVQPSSTLHGPVEISRFSSLTMLEIKKVPVHMLNGLGCLRNQLQVLICSRCVHSLQSLLCSCGGDMLAEAPWSALHTLNLSYNHIDALDDSLRLLPMLKMLDLSHNDLRHTRDYLECLSELAHLNLGYNRLERVPSLGLVARTNLQTLVIRNNSLDNLGGLEDYSSLLELDLGNNCLYEGAELRTLGYLHNLREVNLLGNPLAFDPKYRSIVISKLPPEASSRKVYLDGLPLSNSENQKIPRISLSKPLVRIPSQSSIDTCNSNLFNEISSFEESMDLTDSMVVAKGKRPKGKKGSKKVRTVSIADQGTTKGKNTKAGSTKVLQDSDIEDTRREHEKKRQLYGPDWLQTLRAPYQQSGTTSASDSESTVGKDFGKSRVIRRDPLAPGSSDISSDIVLNDIDRHDIDIIGLDIDTSNTNTNGTDKKDIDQTSTHIDYTTKQDVYKIDIAREDADISVHANVNVEDRVNSRLDEPTPSVNEQVVEAIIEKSEWNGTIAQREHLGVQAELILEKKDSKPSIFLERSESDIAFDSPWAETAPEEEEHELFNPLLVTVHDSVRGEDVHLFLTIKETHIEERDLNGRVVEKLEINCLKSMQQSEESVWSEEIGGHRVVPVVKLAFDYIRRDRTQRQYTLEDEESLQILTKTLQPFLEWNQQQAAALRKGLCQCLKCSLEFSRDQAKRKLRTRQRGSIRGGNISDDEGNTDIESWMNEVPVCPSCNSDLIVELESPMPNSNHTSTVNTPVGSLNSGDMNLKPMATSSPWKLRDKEALFVSSTEKSRSGSSTEYHSANDSLSSSPAQTLVARPSVTSSSSGTSTLFNSCVKLTSPKCSHHELTSEEISRNEMSSVKSINEGRSNVSSFALPDATIKLNRGDETNPLDNMSSYEHEKLRELLQENIAPFSQKYSLVPSDILEGVISDDPSGTSTPRLEETSNVSQTKDARNFVSYGDESKGNKTETLPMRTNGISGPYSEDDIVILPAEKVNNDTHETVGFNDSSNALPDAPSYDSTNVGRAGSTDSEIAVLRSMSIDAVSITSDYVFDSSLSAAQSNLANALSDAASRLEISSSSKASLESSCNLENSGKYSSSPGDNIYRDTLATGDLVKTKGQTSLSKESSMSISFEASGSVAVPRKHSMIDVRDGDFSNVDHRLKLYFSMSLFGSKEELACMTKCRIFQFSKSMNFAGLVVVSTHNIYMMKITKEESEKPSSWLTKRTQHSIRDLLHVHIGPGSQSFQLDFNNEGVLYTLVLRDSEMCEAFVEYLVDAVKRGPMSKKCRLKDVVRDHPNTLMNMMSQIMGASMNGTSLERDTELSLYLLAYCKTINELLKGLIHILTFHRSIFIGTAIHLTPISILVTSNDLYLAEENHFWPLRQTKTKGLAKMTQFSLKEHQKITDVIEVELYEDSSTDVTIGFLKEDDVEQSHWHLQTENASSLIQLLNSIKRPWQEMFGVELKQIIHPTVSIQEDLLL, encoded by the exons ATGCCGAGTAACGACAGTCATCAGCTCCAGGAGCTAACAGTCTTCTTCCAGAAAAACA GCGGGAagattttaaagggaagatgCAACCTCGCTCTCACCACCTACACCCTGGCTCATCTCAACCAGTGCTTCAAACAGAGCGAAGAGGAAGATCCCCTGGTAGAGAGTCAGTCGTCCTCTGACTCACCCAAGGATAGGACGCGTCCACAGACGGTCAAGTTTCTATACAGCTATGTGCAGAGAACACCAGCGCTCAAG TTGGTTCAGCCCTCCAGTACATTGCATGGTCCAGTTGAGATATCTCGATTCAGCAGCCTGACCATGCTAGAGATCAAGAAGGTCCCCGTTCACATGCTGAATGGTCTGGGATGTCTACGTAACCAGTTACAGGTTCTGATCTGTTCAAGATGTGTACACTCACTACAG agtttaCTGTGTTCTTGTGGAGGGGATATGTTAGCTGAGGCTCCGTGGTCAGCACTTCATACTCTCAACCTAAGCTATAATCACATTGATGCCCTCGACGACTCACTG AGGCTACTACCCATGCTGAAGATGCTGGACCTCAGTCATAATGACCTGAGACACACAAGAGATTACCTGGAG TGTCTGAGTGAGTTGGCTCATCTCAACCTTGGCTACAACCGTCTGGAGAGAGTGCCGTCCCTGGGTCTGGTCGCCCGCACCAACCTCCAGACCTTGGTGATCAGGAATAACAGCCTGGACAATCTGGGCGGCTTGGAGGACTACAGCAGTCTCTTGGAACTAGACTTGGGAAATAACTGCCTGTATGAAGGCGCTGAGCTGAGAACCTTGGGGTATCTGCACAATCTTAGAGAG GTCAACCTCCTTGGCAACCCTTTGGCCTTTGACCCCAAGTACAGATCAATCGTTATCAGCAAGCTCCCTCCAGAGGCTTCATCACGAAAG GTGTACCTGGACGGCCTCCCTCTATCTAATTCAGAAAAccag AAGATACCCAGAATCAGTCTCTCCAAGCCCCTCGTCAGGATCCCCTCCCAGTCCTCCATCGACACCTGCAACTCAAACCTCTTCAACGAGATATCCAGCTTTGAGGAATCCATGGATCTGACGGACAGCATGGTCGTGGCTAAAGGCAAGAGGCCAAAGGGCAAGAAAGGCTCCAAGAAGGTCCGAACTGTATCCATCGCTGACCAAGGCACGACGAAGGGCAAAAACACAAAGGCTGGAA GTACAAAAGTGCTACAAGACTCGGACATCGAAGACACCAGGAGAGAACATGAAAAGAAACGTCAACTGTACGGTCCAGACTGGTTGCAGACCCTACGAGCACCGTACCAACAATCAGGAACAACCAGCGCATCAGACTCAGAAAGTACTGTAGGAAAAGACTTTGGGAAGTCGAGGGTCATAAGGAGAGATCCACTCGCTCCTGGGAGTAGCGATATCAGCagtgatattgttttaaatgataTTGATAGACATGATATTGACATTATTGGATTGGATATTGATACAAGTAATACCAACACAAACGGTACTGATAAAAAGGATATCGATCAGACTAGTACACATATCGATTATACCACGAAACAAGACGTTTATAAAATCGATATTGCAAGAGAGGATGCAGATATTTCTGTTCATGCCAATGTGAATGTTGAGGACAGAGTTAACAGCAGACTTGATGAACCTACGCCAAGTGTTAATGAACAGGTCGTAGAGGCGATTATTGAGAaatcagagtggaatgggaccATCGCGCAGCGTGAGCATCTTGGAGTCCAGGCTGAGCTGATCTTGGAGAAGAAAGACTCAAAGCCTTCCATCTTTCTGGAGCGGTCCGAGTCGGATATTGCGTTTGACAGTCCGTGGGCTGAGACTGCACCAGAAGAAGAAG AGCATGAGCTGTTCAATCCCCTTCTGGTCACCGTACATGACTCTGTTCGAGGTGAAGACGTCCACCTCTTCTTGACAATCAAGGAGACTCACATCGAAGAGAGAGACTTGAACGGCCGAGTCGTAGAGAAACTGGAGATCAACTGCCTCAAGAG CATGCAGCAATCTGAGGAGTCTGTATGGAGTGAGGAGATCGGCGGTCATCGAGTCGTTCCTGTGGTCAAGCTGGCCTTTGATTACATCAGGAGAGACCGCACGCAAAGACAGTACACACTGGAAGATGAAGAAAGCTTGCAG ATTCTGACCAAGACTCTGCAGCCATTCCTAGAATGGAACCAGCAGCAGGCGGCCGCCTTGCGAAAAGGTTTGTGTCAGTGTCTGAAATGCTCCCTGGAATTCTCCCGAGACCAGGCCAAAAGGAAACTACGGACCCGGCAAAGGGGCAGCATTCGGGGAGGTAACATTTCCGACGACGAAGGTAATACTG ATATTGAGTCATGGATGAACGAGGTACCAGTCTGTCCGTCATGTAATAGTGATTTGATAGTTGAGTTGGAGAGTCCGATGCCCAACAGCAATCACACGTCGACCGTGAACACTCCCGTTGGTTCACTCAACTCAGGGGATATGAATTTGAAACCCATGGCAACCTCGTCTCCCTGGAAACTAAG GGATAAAGAAGCATTATTTGTGTCGTCAACCGAGAAGAGCCGAAGTGGCTCATCCACAGAATACCACAGTGCCAATGATTCGCTGTCGTCAAGTCCAGCTCAGACCCTGGTGGCAAGACCTAGTGTGACCTCTTCATCGTCTGGTACGTCTACCCTCTTCAATAGCTGCGTGAAGTTGACATCTCCTAAGTGCAGTCATCATGAACTCACCTCGGAAGAGATAAGTAGGAATGAGATGAGTTCAGTGAAGTCTATCAACGAAGGGCGGAGTAACGTAAGCAGCTTTGCCCTTCCTGACGCGACGATTAAGCTTAACAGAGGAGACGAGACTAACCCGCTGGACAACATGTCATCCTATGAACATGAGAAACTCCGCGAACTCCTCCAGGAAAATATCGCCCCGTTTAGCCAGAAATATTCCCTGGTGCCCTCGGATATCCTGGAGGGTGTGATTAGCGATGATCCCTCGGGAACCAGCACTCCTAGGTTAGAAGAGACGTCTAATGTATCCCAAACAAAAGATGCGAGAAATTTTGTCAGTTATGGCGATGAGAGTAAGGGGAATAAAACCGAGACTCTGCCAATGAGAACTAACGGGATTAGTGGACCCTATAGTGAGGACGACATCGTGATACTACCGGCTGAGAAAGTAAACAACGACACGCATgaaactgttggtttcaacgaCTCGAGCAATGCGCTCCCCGATGCACCATCTTACGACTCGACTAATGTCGGAAGGGCAGGTAGCACGGACAGCGAGATCGCCGTACTGCGGAGCATGAGCATCGATGCGGTCAGCATCACGTCAGACTATGTATTCGACTCTAGCCTAAGTGCTGCGCAAAGCAATCTTGCCAATGCACTGAGCGACGCAGCCAGCAGACTTGAAATTAGTAGCTCATCAAAAGCGTCGTTGGAGTCGTCCTGCAATCTTGAGAACTCCGGTAAATATTCCTCGTCTCCCGGCGATAACATCTACAGGGATACTCTTGCCACGGGAGATCTAGTTAAGACAAAAGGACAAACCTCTTTGAGTAAAGAGAGCTCAATGAGTATTTCGTTTGAGGCGAGTGGTAGCGTCGCCGTACCGAGAAAACATTCCATGATTGACGTCAGAGATGGTGACTTTAGTAATGTAGACCATCGGTTGAAACTTTACTTCTCGATGTCACTGTTTGGGAGTAAGGAAGAGCTTGCGTGTATGACTAAG TGTAGAATATTTCAATTCAGCAAATCGATGAACTTTGCAGGTCTCGTTGTGGTTTCAACTCACAACATTTATATGATGAAGATCACCAAAGAAGAAAG TGAGAAGCCATCCAGCTGGCTCACTAAGAGAACCCAGCATTCAATCAGAGATCTACTCCATGTCCACATCGGACCCGGTAGTCAAAGCTTCCAGCTGGACTTCAACAATGAGGGCGTCCTTTACACTCTCGTGTTGAGGGACAGCGAGATGTGTGAAGCCTTTGTCGAGTATCTTGTTG ATGCAGTGAAGCGAGGTCCAATGAGCAAGAAGTGCCGGTTAAAGGACGTCGTTAGAGATCATCCTAACACACTGATGAACATGATGAGTCAGATCATGGGTGCGTCAATGAACGGAACGTCTCTAGAGAGAGACACAGAGCTCAGTTTGTATCTACTGGCATACTGCAAGACAATTAATGAA CTTTTAAAGGGACTCATACACATTTTAACATTTCACCGTTCCATCTTTATAGGAACGGCCATTCACCTAACACCCATCAGCATCCTGGTGACCTCGAATGACCTCTACCTGGCCGAAGAGAATCATTTCTGGCCCCTGAGGCAAACCAAGACCAAGGGTCTCGCTAAGATGACCCAGTTCAGCCtcaaggaacatcaaaagataACTGACGTCATTGAAGTG GAATTGTATGAAGACTCCTCAACAGATGTGACTATTGGGTTTTTAAAAGAG GATGATGTGGAGCAATCTCACTGGCACCTCCAGACGGAGAATGCATCTTCTCTCATTCAACTCCTTAACAGCATTAAACGACCCTGGCAGGAGATGTTTGGAGTAGAACTCAAACAGATCATCCACCCAACTGTTTCAATCCAA